In Struthio camelus isolate bStrCam1 chromosome 4, bStrCam1.hap1, whole genome shotgun sequence, a genomic segment contains:
- the AIMP1 gene encoding aminoacyl tRNA synthase complex-interacting multifunctional protein 1 isoform X2, protein MRRYRALSPESRAPARQPCREGPSSRPAGGGARGGGGGSRRFMFLARFLVKMAADNAVLNRLEQKGAEADQVIEYLKQQVALLKEKAILQASLREEKKLRVENAKLKKEIEGLKQELIAAEIRNGVKQIAVPPGTTVSTALFSEDVSQPAAVTSYPGPKDQIKGEDEEKKKKEKAEKKGEKKEKKQQPAAGSSESKPVDVSRLDLRVGCIITAEKHPDADSLYVEQVDVGEASPRTVVSGLVKHVPLDQMQNRMAILLCNLKAAKMRGVVSQAMVMCASSPDKVEILTPPPGAVPGERITFEGFPGGTGDIQIQLLQLLSSALSTKMLVCYLCQGFKLC, encoded by the exons ATGAGGCGCTACAGGGCGCTTTCTCCTGAAAGCCGGGCGCCCGCGCGGCAGCCCTGCCGGGAGGGTCCTTCCTCGCGGCCGGCGGGCGgaggcgcgcgcggcggcggcggcggatccCGTCGGTTCAT GTTTTTAGCTCGTTTCTTGGTAAAGATGGCAGCCGACAATGCAGTGTTGAACAGATTGGAGCAGAAAGGTGCAGAGGCAGATCAAGTTATTGAATACCTCAAGCAGCAAGTTGCTCTGCTCAAGGAGAAAGCTA TCTTGCAGGCATCTCTCCGAGAAGAGAAGAAGCTCCGTGTAGAAAATgctaaactgaagaaagaaattgaAGGGCTGAAACAGGAGCTGATTGCGGCAGAAATTAGAAATGGAG taaaACAAATTGCAGTTCCTCCTGGTACAACCGTTTCTACAGCTTTGTTCTCAGAAGATGTTTCACAGCCTGCAGCAGTCACATCCTATCCTGGTCCCAAAGATCAGATAAAAggtgaagatgaagaaaagaaaaagaaggaaaaagcagaaaaaaaag gtgaaaagaaggaaaagaaacagcagccAGCTGCTGGAAGTAGTGAGTCGAAACCTGTAGATGTTTCTCGTCTGGATCTTCGTGTTGGCTGTATCATAACTGCCGAAAAGCACCCGGATGCAGACTCTCTGTATGTTGAACAGGTGGATGTTGGTGAAGCAAGCCCAAGGACTGTTGTCAGTGGTTTAGTGAAACATGTTCCTCTGGATCAG ATGCAGAATCGGATGGCAATACTACTCTGTAACTTGAAGGCTGCAAAGATGAGAGGAGTAGTATCTCAAGCAATGGTGATGTGTGCCAGCTCCCCCGATAAAGTGGAAATTCTGACTCCCCCACCAGGGGCAGTCCCTGGAGAAAGAATCACTTTTGAAGGTTTTCCTG GGGGAACGGGAGACATTCAGATTCAGCTTCTCCAGTTGCTCTCTTCGGCTCTGTCAACAAAGATGCTGGTTTGTTATCTCTGTCAGGGTTTCAAGTTATGCTAA